atgggagcatgttagggtgccagccagctgccgttttctcagatcatgtgacattccgcgctgtctttgacaggttgaaaccgaagtggcactttgaaagccagctttaaaatcttattaaacaatggcgttatctcaattattatgccgacaacttatcgatcaaccagcgcggcatacttgtttttttgtttatggcaacgtgacaagggggggggacgatgctttggctgctgcactctgtctttgacatgttgaaacctagcgaaattgcactagctactttaaaaacgtatgcttaagtagctcaatagcatggttttaatgtaatcttaataaacaatggcgttatacccatcattatgcgaCAATTTGGAAGTCGGTAGGTATATTTTGACACAGGGGCTGTTGTTGCATAACACAATAACTGCACGACCGCCGGCCATGGATAGAGTCATgactacacaacacagatgttcgtgctcggatgtaggggcgatttcgttgcatataaagcaataactccacgaccgacggccatggagtcgtaacgaaacacctcgacccgcagcgcattgaccgATGACCCTAGTACTAGggtgctacaatggcagagaggaatagcatctttagcatgctgctatcctgctaagtggctgtcggccagactcacccgtggtcgcactcgagctagagatatccgtcagcacacctgctatccatagacactgcttgtggtagcctaggagtgtatttccaaccatgtccacggtctccagattttttaaggtaaacaacaggaggggtggaaaacgcccggagcacaacattgatctaggtcacttcaaaagccgatgcagcgttgttttgccttctccttgtcagcaacagttccagtaattttgacttaaagacacttgtgcagagagatgccttcagtgaagcttgtacttgttgcaacctgtaccatttggaccgccacgaacacaatattttccactgtgctttgatttactagccatagacgccgccattgattactataactttgtgggttcggagttggactgtgtcaaccttatgacgtcacgcataagacaataaattcgcactactggacaaaatattgctcattttgagcacgttttaacatgacttcccggataaagtattacacacacaatatcttgttttaatcacaaagcttggaacttttgtaatatgcagcacaaactgtaaaattccaacaattaatattcctttcatttcttctttaaagccaacagtcataaaatgtttatgacatggacacaatgttatgacacatgcataactgtgccatgtgccacactattatgacactctaatgacatgcatatgacaccggcatcaagtaaagtgttactggattatttgaccattcttccaaaagtgcattggtgAGATAACATTTTGGTATCCTGTCTGTAATTGCTGCAATAGGTGGGATGACATCATGTTGAACATATGGGTTAGAAATGGGATGGCACTTAAGTTCATATGTAAATCAAGGCAAGGAATAGCCAATACTTTTGGCATTATAATGTATGATTTTGCTTGGCATTTCAATTATTGGACATTGATATCTGTATGCAAGTAGGTCATACCATTAGGTTAATGATTAATGACAGTAAGTGGTTTATAGGCCTTCAGGAAACAAAAACATTTTCCAAAGATCTATGCCAAACGTTAAGTTGTAAATGTATCTCAAACGGCCTGAAAGGGGCTTGAATACTAAATAAATGATTTGACtggttatttttgtttttgtccttttTGTTTCAGAGTTGTATCATTAAACGCTACTGTGAGAAAAGATTTGTTCCCAAATACCTGGCCACAATTGGAATTGACTATGGGGTCACCAAGTAAGTATCTAAACTTGTTTAGATATGGTGGCAATGATCAACCACTATGCACCACTGTTCTGATTctgaatgattattattattattttctccaaGAGTTCAAGTCCGTGACCGGGAAATCAAAGTCAACATTTTTGACATGGCGGGACACCCTTTCTTCTATGAGGTAGGAgcaactcctttgtttttgttGAATCATCAACACAAGTGATTGCCTTTCATAACATTGTTCTCAAATGCATTGCCTTAGATTTGGAGGTAGTGAAAACATGATGAACAATTTGTAAATGTAGGCATACAAATCCTATCCAGTCATTCCCAACCGGGGGTATGCAAGCAGACTGGGTACTTGTAAAACTAATAACACAGGCCCTGGGcctgggacccgggttcgattccggcccgaggtcatttccccgaGATCCTCCCCCATTTTTCtcttccactcgcttcctgtgTATATCTCACACTTTCCTGTCAATAAATGGCATAAAGCCACTAAAAAAAACAATAGCAACAACATGTTGCAGATGTatagaagagagaatgagaggtggTACTCATGGCATGGCAAAAATGGCTTTGGGGGTACGGATGGCAAAAATGGCTGGCTGGCTAACACTGCATGTGCTGCATTGTACCCAAGCCATGGCTAGGGTGTGTCTATGGAGGGAAGTGCACAAAAACTAAATACATTGTATAAGAAGCAGTATAAAACAATAGGTTCCTATGCAGGGATGCACGATGCATCGGCCTTAACATCAATTCGGTATCGGCCAATATTTGACATTTTCCAACATATCGGTCCGACGGGTAAAACTGGGCGGATATTAACGCCAATGTTTTTTAGTCCACTTGCGAGTTGTATAGTGTTTGGGAGGGGGATCTCAATGACCATTGACCATTCtgaaaaataaaacattggtatcggttaatacttaatgttcattagtgcgctatctgaaattagaattcagtagcctatgtctgcatacatcttcgttctcgctggagaacgggcttcttgtGATTGTGGCTTTCTCGCAGGAGAACCACAGTACGCATGGCGAACCGATCAttaaagtgctttacggggttgCTGGACCACTGTACTCGAGGAGCGTAAGTTAAAAGCAAATGGCAAAATTGCGTATTtaggcaaggtcgctggccatggtgctgaaattactgctgaGCCCATTGTTGGCTATGTTTAAAAAACAATTCTTGGGCTCCGGAGTACGgtgctccaactgagagctcggacaatacccgcaCCCGTAaatatgtgcgagctctgagcgAACACCCCCAGGCTGATTATTGGGAGAGTGAGCAGAACCGAGGAGGCGCGAGGGCGGAAAACGCAGGAGCAGGTGAGCGGGCGTGTCAGCTGTCATTGCACTTACTAATCCGTcgaatgatggctgagcggagaatgagaatcaggtgggtaggtaggcgtgcctgtctTAACGcgcagaaaatgaatgaatgacagacaagcagggaatagagtaggtgttaaacacaagcaggtaataggagtgcttctgggtctccaccttttttccttggtgctcatcagtgtagggactctcaaacttggtccaggaagacagatgcagaggcactcaaggttgcaatttttgtacttttttatttggctacaatacctagtacgcgtttcggccctcatGGCCTTcttcttgatacgccctgaagggccgaaacacgtaggcattgtagccaaataaaaaagtacaaaaattgcaaccttgagttagggctgggcaatatgacgatatatatcgttatcgtgatataaaggtgtatatcgtgacctttctcctatatcgtttatattgtgatagtcattttatcagttgtatacaattgaatatcatttaattacatttcatgttgtcacaatacacactataagttcatgtaactgtaaaaataacaataaaaagatccattttaaagaaaggttgttttgcgacatgaaaaaaataaagagcaaataaagagaataaatgaaaacgtatgtaattgtgcaatatcgtgatatatatcgttatcgtgatataaagtaatccatatcgtgatatagttttttttccatatcgcccagccctaccttgAGTgcttcagcatctgtcttcctggaccaagagtgcaggtgttaatttagacctgtgaaatttcattacgcttctcccgaactttggTTCTTCACAAAACATGCATTTATCGGccaaaacagcaatatcaatatcggacaTCGTATCGGCCAAAATGTTCTcatcggtgcatctctactatgcCCCTTTGGTGCTTGGGTCATTAAAATGATGTTCCACTATTTGCTTCTGCTGCCTTCTGAACAGAGccccacagtacagtacaacccTACAGCCAACTGCTGAAATGGTGTGTCGAGTGTGCTATATTCAACCCCACTGTAGAAACAAGTGGTGTACAGTGTAGCCTTTCCTGGCTGCCTCAATAACAAGTGCTGCCCTCTATGCAGACAAGGCCAATCTTTTGATCCTTTTATAAGAACAATCCTTTGTCTTAAAATCTCTTAATATAATTTAAaactttaatatacagtatattaaaaatatataatattgaCATTATGTTATACTGCTAGCCTTATCCATTGTCAGTGTAGCCTTTGTCTAGGTTGTTTGTCTTgtgtctgttatgtgtgtgtaattTGCTGCTGCATCACTGCAGTTCCCTTCGGGGATTGATAAtgcaacacacccacccacctattGATTCAGCCATTGATCCATCCTTTCAAATAAACATAACCTGTACACACAGTAATCATAAGAACAAGCCTTTATGTCATCACTGCATATTGTGGAGTGCTCATTTATTGTGTTTTCCAACTTTGCAGTGGCTTTtaaaatgctttaaatactgAATCTCTGGAACAGTTTGAAGGAAACATGCTCCATTTGCAAAGAAAATGCTCATCAGGCCTGTTAATGTGAAGGGTCTTTTATTCACCAGCAGAGGGCAACAAAGAGCtagatactgtatattcacacatCAACTATTCACACATCAACTGTGTTATTGAGGCATTGAGGTGCAGAATACCTGATGCCACATACACAGTTTACAGTATTTTATCCACTAACACAATATAAAAGATTTGTTAGCTAGAGAGGCTTTTAGTTCAGCAGATATTTTGGGTGCATTCATTTATTGAAGCCTTGCTATTTGCATTTTGACACGCTACCAAAAGGACTACATTGCCCTGCCCAGAATAATTTGCAGTGTCATAAAATCATTAGCGCCAACCTGCCAGAGTTGCAGGACATATTCCAGGGACAAACAAGGTCTGACATATCCCTTCTCGGGCAGTCACAAAATCTTACAAGAACTGTCAAACCTggatcgccggcgtagtaacccagtgcagGGCCTCAGTTTTGTTCttttgatttaaagggacactgtgcaggaaatgttcaaaaaaggtactgcaattatgctgctgaaactgggctgcctattgccaggtttcatctttacatgaaagtttaccaagtaataaacaaatattttctagtatggtccaagtacagtcatttttgcagctaaaaatggctatttttggaaattcaaaatggcggaccatggagaagatcccccttttcatgtatgaaaagtgcaatttttccagtcaaaatgaatacttagaatttgatgctagtggtaagtattcatgaaaaaggtaacattagtgaatgggcagcatgaattctggaaataaacaacaaaaaatatcacacagtgtccctttaaaaaaaaaaaaccttccttttGTCTGTATAATGGAAATGACTTGCTTATAACCAATGATGTATATCactatttcattatttatttttaagattTCTTGTACAGAGGGGATTATGAGTTGCAATCTAAACGTCTCTGCTCTCTCCATGCATGCATTAACAAGTCCGCTTGAATGTTGACCAAGCAGTTAGAGTTAGTTTATGTGGTTGCCAACTACCTGATGTCCTCCTCTACCTGGTTGTTGtaacaatatatacagtatatatataaaatatacagtgtttcccactggTATCAGACCTACAGTATGACTATGATCATTGGAGAGGCTATTCTGTGCAGTTTCATAAGAAATATGATAGGAACCCCCTAAGAATATACTGTGTACACAATGTTGAATCAACTCACACTCAGAAACTTACTTGCATACAAATTACATCCACAGCACAAAATCTTTATCAGGGcgcctagtcaaggtggtgggtgtCAGGGTGGGCACCTTAAGTGCTAGGGGGAAACTTTGGTACATAATGTGTCggtaagtctgtctgtctgtctgcctgtctgtctgtctgtctgtctgtctgtctgtctgtctgtctgtctgtctgtctcactcacactctgtgtctgcctgtttctctctGGATCAGGTACGCAACGAGTTCTACAAAGACTCCCAAGGGGTGATCCTGGTGTATGACGTGGGGCTGAGGGAGAGCTTTGACGCCCTGGACAGCTGGCTGGCCGAGATGAAGCAGGAGATGGGCTCGCAGGCCAATATGGAGAGCATTGTCTTTGTAGTCTGTGCCAACAAGGttagatacagacagacatgggAAAGATTAGATAATTTCATTCCCACACAGTTGTTTGAATTGCTAAACGATTTCTGCAATTTTCTGATGTTGTCTGGTGTAACATATGGCTTTAGTCCTAATCAGCTGAAAGATCTTCTCATCAAAAACAGTCCGATGAGCGGATGGTTGttagcttgattatcatcgactttcatatctctttgagacttggtctgaccaagagcataccaatttgcatggtcgacctgcctcccttggtttgctaatggttgtatgcttcccggcaaagtgggaggagttaccgttttttttttccgggagctcagaaacgatattgtattgctcttggcctgactacaagcaacgctgaaggtgttgcgtcaggccagccgcacattggctccgacagcactgcggcgcacttttgcttccgacataattcggacccccaaacccaatttcacacgaacatagcattgactggcgcggacatcggcgccagtgtgcggggttctattgaaaacaatggaatcgaacttttgcggagcagtgcgcagcactttgtcggagcctatgtgcggaagccctcactgggagggcatggcctggctaggtggTTGTAACTGGGGCTTTATAATACATACACTATAATAGAGTTGAAGTATCCAGGGCACTCTTCCCAActtgtttttaacttttctattatgatttagccatttaataaagctatttttacTTTTTTAGGAAGAGTGCCTCGGATACTTCAACTCCAAACTTATCCTATTGTACATACACTATAATACCTTTACATACATTTGGTGACTGTGTCCCATGTTCCCTAAAGGTGGACCTGACCAAGCGGAGGGTGGTGGACGAGAGCGAAGGCCGACTGTGGGCCGAGAGCCGCGGATTCCACTACTTCGAGACCTCAGCCCAGAGTGGAGAGGGCATCAGTGAAAtgttccaggtgtgtgtgtgcttttgtgtgtgtgtgtgtgtgtgtgtgtgtgtgtgtgtgtgtgtgtgtgtgtgtgtgtgtgtgtgcttttgtgtgtgtgtgtgtgtgtgtgtgtgtgtgtgtacccctgtagccccttgtacccctgaataggcttcagaccagtataactttttttgctactttaatattgtttggggcgctgtatggATCAATCAGTCAaaaatgtatttactgtatgtagcaCAATATCGCAACTGCCtcagtgctttcaaatacacacatacacatacacattctcacattccTACACCACCTCCCGAGGCTGATAAGAAGGCCCCAATTGTCTAGAGTTAATGTGAGAAGATgctcttacacgcacgcacgcacgcacacacacacacatacacacacacacacacacacacacacacataggaataaTAGCCCTAAAAAAATGATCCAAAATGACATATTGACATGTGTTGTTCTGCACATCGTCCTTCTTGTGTCCCCCCAGGCCTTCTTCTCCTCCATAACAGACATGTGTGAAAATGGAGGGAAGAGGCCGGCACCGGAGGTCAACGCTGGCTTCACCAAGGAGCAGGCGGACACCATCCGCCGCATCCGGAACAGCAAAGACAGCTGGGACATGCTGGGGGTGAAGCCTGGGGCCACACGGTAGGTGGTCTTTTCTTTctcgtctgtttctctgtcttttatttttattttcttgtttccAAGTTGCAGAAACAACTCCAGTGGCCTAGAAATTCATGAAAACTACATGCGTGAGTGCATaggtattagggctgtaacgatattgtatcgaaccgagaaatcgtgatagtcagagtcacgatactgtatcgtgatacaaggaggcagtaccgtgatacgccctttcaattttttgttacccatcaggccagaaaacagccacatgatatgaagtgatagtacttccaagcttcaaatcatcatcatcatcattattatatctaAACTTTTAAAAACTATTCGT
This is a stretch of genomic DNA from Engraulis encrasicolus isolate BLACKSEA-1 chromosome 19, IST_EnEncr_1.0, whole genome shotgun sequence. It encodes these proteins:
- the dnajc27 gene encoding dnaJ homolog subfamily C member 27 isoform X1; protein product: MFAWNTVGFSGCHRDEHTYLSKTLLTSNCSMDTNVQKRREKKSLRVKVISLGNAEVGKSCIIKRYCEKRFVPKYLATIGIDYGVTKVQVRDREIKVNIFDMAGHPFFYEVRNEFYKDSQGVILVYDVGLRESFDALDSWLAEMKQEMGSQANMESIVFVVCANKVDLTKRRVVDESEGRLWAESRGFHYFETSAQSGEGISEMFQAFFSSITDMCENGGKRPAPEVNAGFTKEQADTIRRIRNSKDSWDMLGVKPGATREEVNKAYRKLAVLLHPDKCVAPGSEDAFKAVVNARTSLLKNIK
- the dnajc27 gene encoding dnaJ homolog subfamily C member 27 isoform X2, which codes for MDTNVQKRREKKSLRVKVISLGNAEVGKSCIIKRYCEKRFVPKYLATIGIDYGVTKVQVRDREIKVNIFDMAGHPFFYEVRNEFYKDSQGVILVYDVGLRESFDALDSWLAEMKQEMGSQANMESIVFVVCANKVDLTKRRVVDESEGRLWAESRGFHYFETSAQSGEGISEMFQAFFSSITDMCENGGKRPAPEVNAGFTKEQADTIRRIRNSKDSWDMLGVKPGATREEVNKAYRKLAVLLHPDKCVAPGSEDAFKAVVNARTSLLKNIK